The Huiozyma naganishii CBS 8797 chromosome 9, complete genome nucleotide sequence TAGTCTGTGAAAGGAATAAAGCATCCATGAATGTTTTTGTAGTAGCATTTCCAGAAGAACTTATTCCAGACGATGATGGATTACTCGCTGATGACTCCGAGGCAAAGCCCTGAGATATAAATGAACCTTTTGAATCGCTATATGTCgaaacaacagcagctgACAAATAACCGGTGGTGCTTCCAGGTAATATTTGATTGGTAGACTGGTCAGTAGCTGTAAAAGGTTCAACACTCGATGCACTATGAGTTGGTTCACTTCCAAATTGAGCTGATTGAGAAACCTTGGGCGatgaagaaagagaagccAGATCTGTTTCAAGTGACGACTTGAGCTCAAAAACTTGTGTTGAACTTGCCAAATAAGCACTTGAAACTTCGCTAACTAAAATACCGGACAACGAGTTAACTGCCGCCTCGATGGAGGAGGTGCCAGATGAAGCAACTGAACTCTGAGAAGTAGATACTGGAGAAGATAAAATCGACTCAGAAAGTGGCGTGCTAGAAACAAAAGACTGCACATTAGACGATCCCAGTTGTGCGGAGGAAACGGACCCACTAGCACTGCCAAGGGTAACCGAGGAAGATCTGGACAAAGTCGAGTCAGTGCTAGCAACCATCTCAGAGGTTTGAGACCCAGAAGACACTGACTGTTGAGCAGAGGTTCTTATCAATGCACTTGAAGAATGTTCTGCATCTGTTGAGGTGTGAATCTGGGTAGAGGACAATGTCGAAGATGCTAAAGACGTTTGAAATTCAGATTCCTTTGCGGACAACatggagaaagaagaagttttgaCGCTGAAGGCATTAGATGACCCTAAAAGTAAATCAATTGAAGATCCGATCACTGTGGTAGGGGAGACTTTACCAGACGAAGAAATCCATCCTGAGGATTCGGTGCTCAAACCAAAACCAGAGCCAAGTTCAGTTCCCTGCAACGATGAAATATCCCAAGTTTTTACAGTTGAACTCGAAAACTCTTGACTGGATTCGCCCAAAGGAAGAACCGAAGTGAGAGAAGCACCATTAACCGTTTGAGCTGAGGAGGTTGTGTTTTGCCAGTATGCGGCTTGCACGTTTGAAACACCAACCAATAATACAACTAATTGAAGTACCTGTAACATTTGGCCGATATTGAGTTGTCGCTATTGGCTTATCCAGTTACTTTATAGCAAAGAAGGTATGTCGGACATCCCGAAGCCTGAACCAGGAGAACGAGGTTTAGCAACCATTTATTTATACATTTCAACGAGGGAGCTGGAGTGTTCAGGAGCTTACATCAGAACTGTATAGCTGTACAGCAAGTACCGTCCTCGTGTTCTATCTCAATTTTATCTGTGTGTGCAAGTTAACTCATCGCTGTTTCAGATTCGTTTTCGataccttttttttattattgttTTATAGCCTCTAAGTGAAAATCCACTGTGAGGAACCGAAGAGAGCCGAGACCCTGCAATCGAGTAACAGGGGCAGCACGGTGGGATACAGAGAGTCAGATCAGTCGTTTGAAATACACAGAGATAGGCTAACGTATACTTTAATTTTGTAGAGATACGTAGTTGGATGGGAACAGGCCCTTTTCACCGTTACGTTCCAATTCGCCCAGCCACCAGTCGTCGTCTACGAATTCTATGTTGATGATTTTGTCCTTCTCCACGAAGGTCAATTCGTTTTCCTCACCTGCATCGTAGTCATATTCTGCTAGGGCCCATGGAGCCGCTTGTTCCTCAGGTTCAGGTTCAGGTTCGGCTCTTCTtggtggaggaggaggaactgcACGGCGGGTCTGTGACTGTGGGGGTTCttcctgctgctgctgctgctgctgctcctCATCCccctcttgttcctcttgcttttcctcctcctcttcaggTGGGGTTACATTCCTTGGTGGAAGAGTTGGTGTgctttctttctcttgttttTCTGGCTCTTCTGGTTCAGGCTTGGCTACGTTTCTTGATGGCAAAGCGGGGGTTGGTTCTTCCTCATCCCAGCCGTCACTTTCCCCTTCattctcctcgtcatccATTTGCGATTCTTTGGTCATACCTGGCAGCGCAATACCACGTCCTGCCGGTGGTCCCATTGGAGTGGACCTTTTTGTCGAATCAGCTCTGGGCGGTAAGCTCCCCACCTGTGGCTGGATGATCTGAGGTTCACTAGTCTTGTGGATTGGAGACTCTGGTTTTTGTTGGGTAGGTTGCTCCATTTTGCCCAGCTTTTCAAACCTTGATTTCAACTCGCTGACATCCTCTGCCCTCTCATCGTCCACTGGGGAGGTCGAGGCGTCCCTTACGGTTGGAGCAGGAGATTTGACAACACTGGGCGTGGAGGCGGGGGTTGCTGAATCCTTCTTAGCCAAGAATGTGTTGATTTCTCTATCGCGTGCCATCTTCGATTGTTCCTTTAGGGCCTTGATATCAGCATCAGGGTCGACCTTCGATCCGGCAGTGGCCCCCATTTCAGGACCGTTGCCGTTTTTGGAGGTGCTGGACACAAGACGTGGATCCTCACGTGCGTTCTCCTCGCGAATGACTTGTTGCAAGTCGATTTTGCCAATTGGCTTGTACGATGACTGGTTGCGTGCCAGTGGCTGTTCGTCAAGGttcctctccttcaattccGGCTCATCCCAGTCCTCCGTTTCCTTAGCGGTAGAGGCAGGGGCAGGGGCAGGGGCAGGGGCAGGAGTCTTAGATTGTGGTTTAGGTGCTACCACTGGGGTCTTTTTCAAAGGAATCGCACGCTCAGTGGTTGTAGGTTTTGCCGCTGGTGGGGAGACAGTTTTTTTGAAAGCTGGTTTCTTCTCTGAACCACCTTGCTGGATCGAGTACCGTGCCCCCGCAGcatttgaaattttttgcaaaagctcgtcctcgtccagatcatcttcatctcTCGCAGTAACTTGCACATGGTAGCCCTGTAGGACACCATTAGACACAGTCCCAAAATTGCTCGCAAACGAGGCACGAGACTTCATCGGCGCGGAATCAGGACACCACCCAACAAGAATCAGCTTCTCGACGTCGGACCCTGGAGGCGACACGCGTGCCAGACCGTACTGCACTTTCACATCCTCGAAAGTCTGCAGAAACTCGCTGAACGACGTCCCAGTGTACTCCGGAACGTACTCCTTCTTACTGTTTGGTGAAATAATCAGCCATGTGGTGTCCGGGTCCGTACCGCGGACCACCTTCAAGTACGCCTCCTCGATCTCTCCGGAGTGCGAGGTGCAGTCAATTGGTTCCAATGCCATACCTAATGCGTGTGTCTGTGGGGTGCAGTGTAGTATATCCCGTGCAACTGCTGCTCTATTTGCCCTatttcaaactgttcagaTCCCAGACCGTGCACACAGAGAGAAACCTGCAAATTaatgatatttttcagttccaCCCCTTTTAAAATCACGTGACACAAAAGCGGCAGGGTTACCCTGAAATTAAGGTATTTCCGTTTTCAAATacatttccttttttgtatattttCTTAATTCGAAAAAGTATCCTCTTTTGGTGACGTTTCCttttttggaacagtgTCCTCTTTTGGTAAAGTTTCCCGTTTGGGAATGTGAAAaaattgctttttttttgcgatgagcttcgAGGATTCCCAGGCACTGCTAGAAGATGAAGAATCAGAAGCggatgaagatgaaggTGTTGCGTTAATGCTGCTCGGTTGGTGATACAGGCTGTTTCTCTTGCGACGAGAACAATACACAGCGCAAAATGGTCACTTTCAATTGCGAGGTTTGCAACGACACGGTGCCCAAGAAGAACACGGAGAAGCACTACTACAGGTGCCCGCAGGCGTATTTCACCTGCATAGACTGCTCCAAAACGTTCGAGGACGGCGTCAGCTACAAGAAGCACACCGTGTGTATCTCGGAGGACGAAAAGTACCAAAAGGCGCTGTACAAGGGagggaagaagaacaaatcGAAACAGGACGCTCCACAGAAGGCAGCGACGAAGCAACCTGCTGCACCAGTGGAGAAACTCACTCCAGCAAAGATCgagaaaccaaagaaacagCTGAAGAACAACCATTTAAAGGACGGAGAATCCCTGTACCAGTGTTTGAAGTCCTTCAAAGATAAAgacgagaagaagaaattcttgaagTCGTTGGTTCTTCGTCAATCCACCGATGGATCTCACTTCACTCTGGAAATGAATTGAACCAAAGGATAACCGTGAAGCGAGGGCtaaggaagaagaaaatttcaCAACACTGTGTTTCCATCAATAGTATGGTTtaatatatgtatatgtaCCTTTAACTCATCGTCATTATCATCACCCCCCCACCGTATCCTCAGGTATCACTGTCGTTCTTTATTTAAACATTTTGACATCTTCGTGTAGAATTGATTCAATGCGTCAAGGGGGAAAGAGAGCGTGTCGAACATGTATTCCGGGAGCACCTTTTGCAAATGCGAAAGTTCCTGTGACGtcaactgtttcaacaGCGGCAGGTATATGATCTCCGTAGACCCGCTCTCTGCGCCCCTGACAAACCCAAGTTTGTAATCGAGAGCGACCGCAGGGGAGCGATGCGATTTCTGAGAGACGTTGAACCACATACCTTGCTCGTCCTCCGTAGGGCGGCTATGTACGCGCACATCGCACAGATGCGAGAAAAAATCCTTGATGACTTGCAGATCCTCCACGCTGCTGTTCCTGTCGTCCTTAGCACCTTGACAGTCTACCTCCAACTCAGCTACACGCTTCCTGAGAGCCTCCAACTCGCGTTCTTGCGTCTCCAACCGTTCAGTCAAAATACTGTTCTCATGGACCGCTTTGGAAACCAGCAGGTCAGCGCTGTTCAGTCTCTCCTGCACACTGTCCTTGTACTCCTGTAGTGCGTTCATATCCACCCCCCTCCGTGACTCAGGTAACTGTCTCGGGGCCTGTTGTAGGGGCACCGGCCACGTCGTCTCACTGTCACCGACTTCCTCACAGTCAAATAATTtaaagaacagaaaaaaacaaaaaatagaaaagtGTCACAAAAGTGGGTCATAGCAATCAaaagaacaggaagataCTGTCAGTTGGGCCAGCAATGTGGCCACAAAACCAATCCAATACGTTCCATGGATACCACAAAAAATAAGGGCACTCACACAGTGACAATTCTATTTTGATAACACTCGTACTATGAACAATTGAGAGCAGTTACACGCCAGCAAGAACAGTATTTATTGACTAGAGTAAAAGAATTATTACCGAAAGTAACACAAATATGAGCATATTAGATATACAATGGGTACTGATACCATGGGCGCACTACTGGAGTGGAGGAAAGTGGGCAAAGACTATGAGGTTCTATTCAATTCAAAACTGCAGCACAATGTAGACTTGGAGCTGCACAGATCTTAAAACTTGAACTTCATTGTTCCCTCAGTTGCGTTTCCTGCGGACGGGACGTTGTTGGGTCCCGGTAGGGATAGTTTTGCACAGGTATACAACCTTCGAGATCCACCTTTCGTCTGTACGGGGAACCACCAAGAACTCAAACAAAGGGTTTAAAAGGTACTGTCGACAGCTCGATCAACGTGTGGGATCTGTTCGAGGATGCAGTCTATGTGCGCGAGTTATTAACTTCGCAAAACATGCCGATCAGCGGGTCTGGAACCATACCATGCGTACCAAGAAGTGCACCATCTAAGCATAAATTCCAGAGCGAAGTGTACTCAACCTTGCAGCGTCACTGTATACATTATATTCATACAAACAAAGTCGCAGTGGGGATCGAGACCCAAGCGAACCACTATTTGAGGGAATCTATCCCCTCTTGTAGTCCGTGAGGATTGGCACCAacaactttcttcaacatatCCCCCGCCTTAGCGAAGACGAAAGTGGGCATCGCTGTCACCTCGCAGAATTTCGCCAGGTCTGGGGATTCATCGACGTCGACTTTGTAGAATGTGACTTCTGGGTTCTCTGCAATCGACTTGGACACCGTGGGGATCATAGCTTTGCAGGGTCCACACCATGTAGCGTAAAAATCGATGATGGAGAGTTTGGGACTCTTGATCGCTGAGTGCAATTCGGACATCGCAGTCAATTTCTTGACCGAGGCGTACCCGGAGGACGTCGATTGGAAACGTCTCCCAGTGGACATAAACAGTCTTGATGTATCTCTAGTGATAGTCTTTACAAACATTATACACGTTAGTTCGTTCTAGGACCAAGGAGAACGACTCTGAGTGTGATTAAGAAGGTTCACAGGGGGTGTAATCTTTTGTTAAATTGAATTAAATACCAAAACAGTTCGAGAACCAAAACAGTCAGTTCTTGAAGTAATGTGCATTGTCCTTGGCGTATACAcacagatatatatatatatatatatgtatatagATATGAAGCGAAGATAAGTGTCTGTGAGCGTAATGTATTTGCAGTGAGGGTGCTCACAGCACAGGGAGCGTTCATAACAGACCCTCGTTGTACAAGGACAGCAAACGGTCGTTATCGACCACATAATCCTCCAGATTTATGCCAAATTTATCTACCCAGTCTATATCGGGCGCCCGCAGGTTCCCCGCCTGCACGGCCCTCTGCTGCGACTCCATTGTGAATATCTCCCGCAACAGCGGTCTGCTGTGTGTCAGAACGTCCAGAAACTCCTGGTAATTCCGCGTCTTGTCTATCTGCAAGTACAGCAGCTGCAGCTCCTTGCAGAGGTACTTCTTCCGGTACAGCAATCTCTCGAGGTGTGTCCGCTGCTGTCGCAGCAACTCGTGTTCCGCACACCTCTCTACCGCAGTCTCCTGGAACTCCCGCACACTATCCTCTGAACAAGACATCTGTGCAAGTAACGCAAACCTAAACACACTCTCACCAGACCAAATACACTGTCGACCATCCAACCGTCCAAACAGTCCAACTGCTCTGACACATGCGTTTAAAGCAGGCAGTTTCTTTaatttgtttcttccaCGTAAATCTGTTTGGTCCGGGTAACACGCAGTGGCAGGACCAGTGGGACACGATGGACGGACCATTGGGACCCCCCAAAGGGCCAGGAACCAGACTACAGCACCACCCCCCGGTCATATCACCGTGGCGGGTTCCCTCTCTCAAAAGTTGCAGCAAACAGGCTTAGGCTGAAACAGGTGTTGTTGACTGCGCGCTCCTGCTTGACCTGGTCGTTGGCGATATTGTGGTAGGGTTCGACAGCCAGTGGGCAGTCGTACTGCGCGGACTTCGTATTGTACAGGAACCATCTGCCCCGTGTCGTGTTCGTGGCGCGTGTCCCGCCGCTGCGGACCTTTGTGATACCGAGAGAGAGT carries:
- the ABP1 gene encoding Abp1p (similar to Saccharomyces cerevisiae ABP1 (YCR088W); ancestral locus Anc_6.366) — encoded protein: MALEPIDCTSHSGEIEEAYLKVVRGTDPDTTWLIISPNSKKEYVPEYTGTSFSEFLQTFEDVKVQYGLARVSPPGSDVEKLILVGWCPDSAPMKSRASFASNFGTVSNGVLQGYHVQVTARDEDDLDEDELLQKISNAAGARYSIQQGGSEKKPAFKKTVSPPAAKPTTTERAIPLKKTPVVAPKPQSKTPAPAPAPAPASTAKETEDWDEPELKERNLDEQPLARNQSSYKPIGKIDLQQVIREENAREDPRLVSSTSKNGNGPEMGATAGSKVDPDADIKALKEQSKMARDREINTFLAKKDSATPASTPSVVKSPAPTVRDASTSPVDDERAEDVSELKSRFEKLGKMEQPTQQKPESPIHKTSEPQIIQPQVGSLPPRADSTKRSTPMGPPAGRGIALPGMTKESQMDDEENEGESDGWDEEEPTPALPSRNVAKPEPEEPEKQEKESTPTLPPRNVTPPEEEEEKQEEQEGDEEQQQQQQQEEPPQSQTRRAVPPPPPRRAEPEPEPEEQAAPWALAEYDYDAGEENELTFVEKDKIINIEFVDDDWWLGELERNGEKGLFPSNYVSLQN
- the KNAG0I02710 gene encoding uncharacterized protein (similar to Saccharomyces cerevisiae YCR087C-A; ancestral locus Anc_6.365) produces the protein MVTFNCEVCNDTVPKKNTEKHYYRCPQAYFTCIDCSKTFEDGVSYKKHTVCISEDEKYQKALYKGGKKNKSKQDAPQKAATKQPAAPVEKLTPAKIEKPKKQLKNNHLKDGESLYQCLKSFKDKDEKKKFLKSLVLRQSTDGSHFTLEMN
- the CSM1 gene encoding Csm1p (similar to Saccharomyces cerevisiae CSM1 (YCR086W); ancestral locus Anc_6.364); the protein is MNALQEYKDSVQERLNSADLLVSKAVHENSILTERLETQERELEALRKRVAELEVDCQGAKDDRNSSVEDLQVIKDFFSHLCDVRVHSRPTEDEQGMWFNVSQKSHRSPAVALDYKLGFVRGAESGSTEIIYLPLLKQLTSQELSHLQKVLPEYMFDTLSFPLDALNQFYTKMSKCLNKERQ
- the TRX3 gene encoding Trx3p (similar to Saccharomyces cerevisiae TRX3 (YCR083W); ancestral locus Anc_6.359) — its product is MFVKTITRDTSRLFMSTGRRFQSTSSGYASVKKLTAMSELHSAIKSPKLSIIDFYATWCGPCKAMIPTVSKSIAENPEVTFYKVDVDESPDLAKFCEVTAMPTFVFAKAGDMLKKVVGANPHGLQEGIDSLK
- the AHC2 gene encoding Ahc2p (similar to Saccharomyces cerevisiae AHC2 (YCR082W); ancestral locus Anc_6.358) yields the protein MSCSEDSVREFQETAVERCAEHELLRQQRTHLERLLYRKKYLCKELQLLYLQIDKTRNYQEFLDVLTHSRPLLREIFTMESQQRAVQAGNLRAPDIDWVDKFGINLEDYVVDNDRLLSLYNEGLL